In Harpia harpyja isolate bHarHar1 chromosome 12, bHarHar1 primary haplotype, whole genome shotgun sequence, a single window of DNA contains:
- the SPTSSB gene encoding serine palmitoyltransferase small subunit B — translation MDIKRVKDYIYWLYYQYLLITCSYVLEPWERSMFHTITVTVFAMVVYTAYVFVPIHVRLAFEFFSQIFGSQPESTVSIVN, via the coding sequence ATGGATATTAAGCGTGTGAAAGACTATATCTATTGGCTCTACTACCAGTACCTACTGATCACCTGCAGCTATGTGCTGGAGCCCTGGGAGCGGTCCATGTTCCATACCATCACCGTGACTGTTTTCGCTATGGTGGTGTACACAGCTTACGTCTTCGTCCCCATCCATGTCCGCCTGGCTTTTGAGTTCTTCTCCCAGATCTTCGGAAGCCAGCCCGAAAGCACAGTTTCCATTGTGAACTGA